Proteins from one Mastacembelus armatus chromosome 16, fMasArm1.2, whole genome shotgun sequence genomic window:
- the frrs1l gene encoding DOMON domain-containing protein FRRS1L has translation MVFLRGLAQLLALLIQSGWWAVAPSPTDEGALRAGHGEHGEPGHQEPHKDSYSTFASEFLESRYLSDDGYPFPTAPPVDPFAKIKVSDCGVTKGCIRYGKPGCDAETCDYFLSYRRIGTDVEYEMSADSDGWVAVGFSSDKKMGGDDVMGCVHDDNGRVRIHHFYNVGQWAKEIKRNPARDEEGIFENNRVTCRFKRPLYVPREETLVDLHLSWYYLFAWGPAIQGSITRHDIDSPPVSDHMISIYKYEDIFMPSTAYQTFNSPLCLLLIVALTFYLLMGTP, from the exons ATGGTTTTCCTGCGGGGGCTTGCGCAGCTCTTGGCGCTGCTGATCCAGAGCGGATGGTGGGCGGTCGCCCCGAGCCCCACCGATGAGGGAGCACTCAGGGCCGGGCACGGGGAGCACGGAGAGCCGGGACACCAGGAGCCTCACAAAGACTCGTACAGCACCTTCGCGTCCGAGTTTCTGGAGTCCAGATATCTCTCAGATGATG gttATCCGTTCCCCACCGCCCCACCAGTGGATCCCTTTGCCAAGATCAAAGTCAGTGACTGTGGAGTGACCAAGGGCTGCATAAG GTATGGGAAGCCAGGGTGTGATGCAGAAACGTGTGACTACTTCCTGAGTTATCGTCGCATTGGTACAGACGTGGAGTATGAGATGAGTGCAGACTCGGACGGTTGGGTGGCCGTAGGTTTCTCCTCTGACAAGAAAATG GGAGGAGACGATGTCATGGGTTGCGTCCACGATGATAACGGTCGTGTGCGGATTCATCACTTCTACAATGTTGGCCAATGGGCCAAGGAAATCAAGAGGAACCCAGCCAGAGATGAAGAGGGCATTTTTGAGAACAACCGGGTGACCTGCCGCTTTAAACGGCCACTGTACGTCCCTAGAGAGGAAACACTCGTGGACTTACACCTGTCCTGGTATTACCTGTTTGCATGGGGTCCCGCCATACAAG GTTCCATCACAAGGCATGACATCGACAGTCCACCAGTCAGCGACCACATGATCAGTATCTATAAGTATGAAGACATCTTCATGCCTTCCACAGCCTACCAGACCTTTAACTCTCCCCTCTGCTTACTGCTCATAGTAGCCCTCACCTTCTACCTACTAATGGGAACACCATAA